In Candidatus Poribacteria bacterium, one genomic interval encodes:
- a CDS encoding universal stress protein, with protein sequence MEHSGFSKILLGLDGSPYAQAAIEYACQLALAHDAAITGVAIIDLPGIQSSSGPVPLGGTHYDVQLEDQQLKEAAEKAKGILDDFARICEERQINAVLHADTGTPFSEIIEESKFHDFIVMGKRTFFEYTANETYGTLERVLKNGLAPVFAVPDSVRKIEKVLVAYDNSAPASKAVHMFLLLGIWNACDITLLTVNNDPEAGQALLENLGGFFESYGIKPNLVTQSGHPDAVVKSYIAENDIDMLVMGSYGRKSVREFFVGSVTQHLIQETTIPLFLYH encoded by the coding sequence ATGGAGCATTCAGGTTTTTCTAAAATTCTACTCGGTTTAGACGGTTCTCCTTATGCTCAAGCAGCAATAGAGTATGCTTGTCAACTCGCACTTGCTCACGACGCAGCGATTACAGGAGTCGCTATTATTGACCTGCCCGGTATTCAATCTTCAAGTGGTCCAGTGCCGCTCGGTGGCACGCATTATGACGTCCAACTTGAAGACCAACAGTTAAAGGAGGCAGCGGAAAAGGCAAAGGGGATTCTTGACGATTTCGCTCGTATTTGTGAGGAGCGACAGATCAATGCGGTCTTGCACGCAGATACCGGCACACCTTTCTCCGAAATTATTGAAGAATCCAAATTCCACGATTTTATTGTAATGGGGAAGCGGACTTTCTTTGAATACACAGCCAACGAGACGTATGGAACGCTTGAACGGGTACTGAAAAACGGTCTTGCTCCTGTTTTTGCTGTTCCCGATTCAGTCCGGAAAATTGAGAAAGTTCTTGTCGCCTATGATAACAGTGCGCCTGCTTCTAAGGCAGTACACATGTTCCTCCTCCTCGGTATATGGAACGCCTGCGACATAACACTGCTCACTGTTAATAATGATCCTGAAGCCGGACAAGCACTGCTGGAAAATCTCGGCGGGTTCTTTGAGAGTTACGGTATTAAACCGAATCTTGTCACGCAGAGCGGACATCCTGATGCCGTTGTCAAATCCTACATCGCCGAAAATGACATTGACATGTTGGTAATGGGCTCTTACGGTAGGAAAAGTGTTCGCGAATTTTTTGTCGGCAGCGTTACACAGCACTTGATCCAAGAGACAACCATCCCGCTCTTCCTTTACCATTGA
- a CDS encoding aminomethyltransferase family protein: MKTTSLYHIHEQLGATFAKRHHDWNVAIQFTDPISEHHTVRNNVGIADVSYRGRHRLVGEDRAKFLHRLISNDVESLSEGQGTYAMILTHRGKIIADFNVYVFKDMIGIDTAAETTETLFNELDKYIIADDVEISDLTAETGAIAVHGPQSSDLVQLVLGMNGLADLPERYNRFHEADALFNYNVVCVRTDTTGEMGYTLYTAAEALVPLWERLMREGERFNVQPIGWNALESLRIEAGIPRYGTELTDAVIPLEAELEHAIDFEKGCYIGQEIVARMKYRGHPNRLLRGIEVEGISASAESFELHQGIPVFNGDKEVGWITSATFAPTLGKPIAMAYVRMVVTDAGSRVQIETPAGRIDGKIALLPFTV, from the coding sequence ATGAAAACAACATCACTTTATCACATCCATGAACAGTTGGGAGCGACCTTTGCGAAAAGGCACCACGACTGGAATGTAGCTATCCAATTTACCGACCCAATTTCCGAGCATCACACTGTGAGGAACAATGTCGGCATTGCTGATGTATCCTATCGCGGCAGACACCGATTAGTCGGAGAAGATCGGGCAAAATTTCTGCACCGTCTCATCTCCAATGATGTTGAAAGCCTATCAGAAGGACAAGGCACGTACGCCATGATCTTGACGCATCGAGGCAAGATTATTGCTGATTTTAATGTCTATGTCTTCAAAGATATGATAGGCATTGACACCGCCGCTGAGACGACAGAAACCCTCTTCAACGAATTGGACAAATACATTATCGCTGACGATGTCGAGATTTCTGATTTAACTGCTGAAACCGGGGCAATTGCTGTCCACGGTCCTCAGTCATCAGACCTCGTCCAGCTTGTACTGGGTATGAATGGGCTCGCCGACTTACCTGAACGCTACAATCGTTTTCATGAAGCGGATGCCCTGTTCAACTATAATGTTGTATGTGTGAGAACAGATACAACAGGCGAGATGGGTTATACACTTTACACTGCAGCTGAGGCATTGGTGCCGCTTTGGGAAAGACTAATGCGTGAAGGTGAACGGTTTAACGTTCAACCGATTGGTTGGAACGCCCTTGAGTCGCTTCGGATTGAGGCAGGCATTCCAAGGTATGGAACCGAACTGACCGATGCTGTCATCCCGCTTGAGGCGGAGTTAGAACACGCGATTGACTTTGAGAAGGGGTGCTATATTGGGCAAGAAATTGTCGCTCGGATGAAATATCGCGGGCATCCCAATCGCCTATTGCGTGGTATTGAAGTTGAGGGCATCTCGGCATCAGCGGAATCCTTTGAACTCCACCAAGGTATACCGGTTTTCAATGGGGATAAGGAGGTCGGTTGGATTACGAGTGCCACCTTTGCCCCAACGCTCGGAAAACCGATCGCGATGGCTTACGTTCGGATGGTGGTCACTGATGCCGGAAGTCGCGTTCAAATTGAGACCCCAGCGGGACGGATCGACGGGAAAATCGCGCTGCTACCTTTCACGGTGTAG